A genomic segment from Glycine soja cultivar W05 chromosome 18, ASM419377v2, whole genome shotgun sequence encodes:
- the LOC114397051 gene encoding protein PLASTID REDOX INSENSITIVE 2, chloroplastic-like: protein MLGAGGLEPVPESEVVGLDATFFSVPQQNHYPQTLFILLHCFPRFSAKPISRNSFTCALTHSPTHKYVYPDPVPEFAEHETQKFKFELFWKLSEEGVDEFGDDLHSVVDVCAQIFSEFLHKEYRGPGTLLVEPFTDMMVALKKKKLPGAALAARESLLWLQNFVDKDWEVWNSKLK, encoded by the exons ATGTTGGGAGCAGGGGGTCTTGAACCGGTACCCGAATCGGAAGTCGTCGGCCTTGATGCCACG TTTTTCTCTGTCCCACAACAAAACCACTACCCTCAAACGCTCTTTATTCTGCTCCACTGTTTCCCACGCTTCTCTGCAAAACCCATTTCGAGAAACTCCTTCACTTGCGCTCTCACACATTCACCCACTCACAAGTACGTGTACCCCGACCCAGTTCCCGAATTCGCAGAGCAC GAGACCCAGAAGTTCAAATTTGAACTCTTTTGGAAGCTTTCGGAGGAGGGCGTGGACGAGTTCGGGGACGACCTTCATTCGGTCGTAGATGTTTGCGCGCAG ATATTTAGTGAGTTTTTGCACAAGGAGTATAGAGGTCCTGGGACATTGTTGGTGGAGCCATTCACGGATATGATGGTTGCtctaaagaagaagaaactaCCAGGAGCAGCTCTGGCTGCAAGAGAGTCACTATTATGGTTACAAAATTTTGTTGATAAGGATTGGGAAGTTTGGAACTCAAAACTTAAATGA